The Macaca nemestrina isolate mMacNem1 chromosome 12, mMacNem.hap1, whole genome shotgun sequence genome contains a region encoding:
- the LOC105486921 gene encoding coatomer subunit beta produces the protein MTAAENVCYTLINVPMDSEPPSEISLKNDLEKGDVKSKTEALKKVIIMILNGEKLPGLLMTIIRFVLPLQDHTIKKLLLVFWEIVPKTTPDGRLLHEMILVCDAYRKDLQHPNEFIRGSTLRFLCKLKEAELLEPLMPAIRACLEHRHSYVRRNAVLAIYTIYRNFEHLIPDAPELIHDFLVNEKDASCKRNAFMMLIHADQDRALDYLSTCIDQVQTFGDILQLVIVELIYKVCHANPSERARFIRCIYNLLQSSSPAVKYEAAGTLVTLSSAPTAIKAAAQCYIDLIIKESDNNVKLIVLDRLIELKEHPAHERVLQDLVMDILRVLSTPDLEVRKKTLQLALDLVSSRNVEELVIVLKKEVIKTNNVSEHEDTDKYRQLLVRTLHSCSVRFPDMAANVIPVLMEFLSDNNEAAAADVLEFVREAIQRFDNLRMLIVEKMLEVFHAIKSVKIYRGALWILGEYCSTKEDIQSVMTEIRRSLGEIPIVESEIKKEAGELKPEEEITVGPVQKLVTEMGTYATQSALSSSRPTKKEEDRPPLRGFLLDGDFFVAASLATTLTKIALRYVALVQEKKKQNSFVAEAMLLMATILHLGKSSLPKKPITDDDVDRISLCLKVLSECSPLMNDIFNKECRQSLSHMLSAKLEEEKLSQKKESEKRNVTVQPDDPISFMQLTAKNEMNCKEDQFQLSLLAAMGNTQRKETADPLASKLNKVTQLTGFSDPVYAEAYVHVNQYDIVLDVLVVNQTSDTLQNCTLELATLGDLKLVEKPSPLTLAPHDFANIKANVKVASTENGIIFGNIVYDVSGAASDRNCVVLSDIHIDIMDYIQPATCTDAEFRQMWAEFEWENKVTVNTNMIDLNDYLQHILKSTNMKCLTPEKALSGYCGFMAANLYARSIFGEDALANVSIEKPIHQGPDAAVTGHIRIRAKSQGMALSLGDKINLSQKKTSI, from the exons AAAAAGGAGATGTAAAGTCAAAGACTGAAGCTTTGAAGAAAGTAATCATTATGATTCTGAATGGTGAAAAGCTTCCTGGACTTCTGATGACCATCATTCGTTTTGTGCTACCTCTTCAGGATCACACTATCAAGAAATTACTTCTGGTATTTTGGGAAATTGTTCCTAAAACAACTCCAGATGGGAGACTTTTACACGAGATGATCCTTGTATGTGATGCATATAGAAAG GATCTTCAGCATCCTAATGAATTTATTCGAGGATCTACTCTTCGTTTTCTTTGCAAATTGAAAGAAGCAGAATTGCTAGAACCTTTAATGCCAGCTATTCGTGCGTGTTTGGAGCATCGACACAGCTATGTTAGAAGAAATGCTGTTTTGGCCATCTATACCATCTATAG aaattttgaaCATCTTATACCTGATGCTCCTGAACTGATACATGATTTTCTGGTGAATGAGAAGGATGCAAGTTGCAAAAGGAATGCATTTATGATGCTAATTCATGCAGATCAG gaTCGAGCTTTGGATTACTTAAGTACTTGTATTGATCAAGTTCAAACATTTGGAGACATTCTGCAGTTGGTTATTGTTGAACTGATTTATAAG GTCTGTCATGCTAATCCATCAGAAAGAGCTCGTTTTATTCGCTGCATCTATAACTTACTACAGTCATCCAGCCCTGCTGTAAAATATGAAGCTGCTGGGACATTAGTGACACTCTCTAGTGCACCAACTGCAATCAAG gCCGCTGCTCAGTGTTACATTGATTTAATTATTAAGGAGAGCGACAACAATGTAAAACTCATAGTTTTGGATCGCTTGATAGAATTAAAAGAGCATCCTGCTCATGAACGAGTATTACAG gaTCTGGTTATGGATATCCTAAGAGTATTGAGCACACCAGACTTAGAAGTACGAAAGAAAACTCTGCAGTTAGCACTGGATCTTGTCTCTTCTAGGAATGTTGAAGAG CTGGTTATTGTCCTGAAGAAGGAAGTGATAAAAACTAATAATGTGTCTGAGCATGAAGATACTGACAAATACAGACAACTCCTAGTGCGAACGTTGCATTCCTGTTCTGTCCGATTTCCAGATATGGCTGCAAATGTTATTCCTGTG ttaatgGAATTTCTCAGTGACAATAATGAAGCAGCAGCTGCTGATGTCTTGGAGTTTGTTCGTGAAGCCATTCAGCGCTTTGATAACCTGAGAATGCTTATTGTTGAGAAGATGCTTGAAGTCTTTCATGCTATTAAATCTGTCAA GATTTACCGAGGAGCATTATGGATCCTGGGAGAATACTGTAGTACCAAGGAAGACATTCAGAGTGTGATGACTGAGATCCGCAGGTCCCTTGGAGAG ATCCCAATTGTAGagtcagaaataaagaaagaagctgGTGAATTAAAACCTGAAGAAGAAATAACTGTGGGGCCAGTTCAGAAATTGGTTACTGAAATGGGTACCTATGCAACTCAGAGTGCCCTTAGCAGTTCTAGACCCaccaagaaagaggaagacag ACCTCCCTTGAGAGGATTCCTTCTGGATGGAGATTTCTTTGTTGCTGCATCCCTTGCCACAACTCTGACCAAGATTGCATTGCGCTATGTAGCTTTGGTtcaggagaagaaaaagcaaaat TCTTTTGTTGCTGAGGCTATGTTGCTCATGGCTACTATCCTGCATTTGGGAAAATCCTCTCTTCCTAAGAAGCCAATTACTGATGATGATGTGGATCGAATTTCCCTGTGCCTCAAGGTCTTGTCTGAATGTTCACCTTTAATGAATGACATTTTCAATAAGGAATGCCGACAATCCCTTTCTCACATGTTATCTGCTAAACTAGAAGAAGAGAAATTATCCCAAAAG AAAGAATCTGAAAAGAGGAATGTGACAGTACAGCCTGATGACCCCATTTCCTTCATGCAACTAACTGCTAAGAATGAAATGAACTGCAAGGAAGATCAGTTTCAGCTGAGTTTGCTGGCAGCAATGGGtaacacacagaggaaagagacAGCAGATCCCCTAGCATCTAAACTTAACAAG gtCACCCAGTTGACAGGTTTCTCAGATCCTGTATATGCAGAAGCTTACGTTCACGTCAACCAATATGATATTGTCCTGGATGTACTCGTTGTGAACCAAACCAGTGATACTTTGCAGAATTGCACATTAGAATTAGCTACACTAG GGGATCTGAAACTTGTGGAAAAGCCATCTCCTTTGACTCTTGCTCCTCATGATTTCGCAAATATTAAAGCTAACGTCAAAGTAGCATCAAcagaaaatggaataatttttGGTAATATAG TTTATGATGTCTCTGGAGCAGCAAGTGACAGAAATTGTGTGGTTCTCAGTGATATTCACATTGACATCATGGACTATATCCAGCCTGCAACTTGCACTGATGCAGAATTCCGTCAGATGTGGGCCGAATTTGAATGGGAGAACAAA GTGACAGTTAACACCAATATGATTGATTTAAATGACTACTTACAGCACATATTAAAGTCAACCAATATGAAATGCCTGACTCCAGAAAAG GCCCTTTCTGGTTATTGTGGCTTTATGGCAGCCAACCTTTATGCTCGTTCCATATTTGGTGAAGATGCACTTGCAAATGTCAGCATTGAGAAGCCAATTCACCAGGGACCAGATGCTGCTGTTACCGGCCATATAAGAATTCGTGCAAAGAGTCAG GGAATGGCCTTAAGTCTTGGAGATAAAATCAACTTGTCACAGAAGAAaactagtatataa